AGGTTCAATTAATTCTGAAAAAGGAAACGATTCACCATTATTTTCTTCTACTTGACTAGATAAAGGCTCTAAACTGATTGTTTCTATTTGTTGAAACAATTCCCAAACTTGGCTTTGCAATCCATCTCGTTCTTCTTGCAGTAATGAAATTTGCCCTTGCAGATTTGTAAGCTCAGTTTGTTGCGCGCCTATTTGAGTTTGATAAGAATTCAGACTAGCTTCTATATTTTTTCTTTCATTTATTGTAGCTATAAGTAATTGATTCTCTTTATTTACCTCACTTTCAAGCTCTTGAATTTTAATTCGTAGTTCATGTAGTTTCTCTTCAAGCTGGGGTTTGAGTCTGTCTAATAGGGTTAAATTACTTTCAAGTTCTTGTTTTTGCTGCTGTAATTCAGAAATGTGATTTTGTAACTGAGTAGCTTCAGCGCGAAATACATTACAATTCAACTCTAAACGACGTTTCTCTGCTGTCAGGGTAGAACATGAATTATTCAGCTCTGCTTGACTTTTATCCAAATTATCTAGTTTAGTTGTTAAGCTGCTTATTTCAGCTTGTAGCTGCTTTTTTTGAGCGGAAAAAGTGCTTAACTCTCTATTAAGGCTGTCTCTTTGACTGCGGCATTCTGCTACTTGATTTTGTAGCTGTATGGAGTCTGTGTAGATTAAATGTCGCTGTTCTTCAATTTGGTTTATTTCTCTAACAATACGTGACTTTAATCCTTCTCTCTCTTGAATTTTCTTACGGAGAGAACCTAAAATAAGCATTTCATAATTTCTGCGTCGTTTATCCACAAACAATGCTGCTATATAGGTAGCAATTACAGTAATTACACCTGTAAAAAAGGCTTTACTCAAATCCCAATTGGGAACAAGACTAAGCCCAAAACTCACACTAAAGGCAACTATGCCTAAGATGAATCTATTGCTTACCATTACCGATTGCATATTGCTAATTTTTAGCATGGTTTAAGTAGTTAGAATAGATAGTGTTTAAAGACATTAACTTTCACATAGTAATTCTAAAATCTCCGGTTGCTGTAGGTATTTGTGCATAAAACATAGCGAGTAAGTTACAAAAAATAAAATTACTAAATAATTATTTTTAAATCACATATCTAATGTCTTGTTATTCACACCAAAAACTGCTATATCTGCTTTTAAGAAATCAATAAATTGCCGGGCTGTACGCCCAGAACGACCATTATGGCGAGTTGCCCATTGTAATGCTTGATATTCTAAGTCTTCTTCGTTAATATTAATACTGGCTTGTGCTGCTAAATGCCGGACAATTTTTAAATAAGTCTTCTGATTGGCTGGCTCAAAAGTTAAGGTGAGTCCAAAGCGATCGCTAAACGAAAGTTTCTCTTGCATCGTATCCCATGCATGAATTTCATCGTTATCTTTGGGAGCAGGTCTATCAACAAAAAACTCCCGAATCAAGTGGCGACGATTGGAAGTGGCATACACAACTACATTTTGAGGTCTAGCGGTTAAATTGCCTTCTAATACCACTTTCAACGATTTAAAGGCATCGTCATCTTCTTCAAAAGAAAGGTCATCAACAAAAATGATAAATTTTTGTGACGCTCCCTGCAACTTTTCTACAATTTCTGGTAAGTCTTGCAATTCTGATTTTGTCACTTCTAACAAGCGAAGATTGCGGTTGCTATATTCATTTAATAAAGATTTCACCAAAGAAGATTTTCCAGAACCGCGGCTCCCGTACAGTAATACGTGCAGCGCTGTCTCCCCTGATAATAAAAACTCTGTATTTTTAAGCAAAGCATCTCGCTGAGACTCGTAACCTATAAGCGTACTCAGCTTTACTGAATCGGGATACTGAATACCGATAAACTGCCCAGATTGCCAGCGGAAAGCATGGTATTGTGCGAATATACCAGAGCCAAATTGCCGATAATAAGCTGCTAAATCTTCTACAGCATCACTCCAATGTTCCAACTGTTGTAGAGACGTAATCAACCCTGCCTCTACTTCTACCGCTGCTGGTTCTTGATACCACACTACAGGTGAGACAAGCATATGGGCTACTGTTTGCACCCACTCACTTAAACAAGCGGTACTACATTCATAGAGACTTTGTAATACTTGTAAATCATGCCGAACTGCCGCTATTAAAGCAGGAGGTAAATCTTTAAATTCCCGCTGTTGTGCCAGTTTTGTAAAGGGATTTTCACAGATGAGAATTTGACTAATTAGGTAGTCTTCCCAATTTTGATTTCTCGCAGCCAAGGCATGGAAGTAGCTACCATAGGCTTGAAGACAACCTCGTGCATCGGCATCAGTGTAACGTATAGCTTGCAACAGGTCAAGAAATGCTATCCCCACTTCGCATTGGAGGACAGATTGGTACAGTAAAAGTGAGGCTGCTTGGCGCTGGAGATATTGAACCTGTGCATAGGAGTAAGTACTTGCCATTGGCATCGCTTGATTATCCATCAATCAACTGGGTGATATCGCTAAACAGCTATGGTAAATTGTCTGCTGACCCTGGTAGTAAAGTCAAAATCTACATAGGTTTTAACAATGAATTTAAGTATAATTGCTGCCTTTTCCTACGGTGTATTAGCGATTATTGGTGGCATTATTGGCTACATTCAGGCTAACAGCCAAGTTTCGCTTTTCAGTGGGGGCATTAGCGGTTTATTACTAATTTTCACAGCTTATCTTCAACTACAAGGACAAATCCTGGGACTATTTTTAGCAGTGTTTATTACTGCCATTTTAGTAGTATTTTTTGCATTTAGATTAGCTAAAACACGCAAATTTATGCCAGCAGGACTAATGACAATTTTGGGTATGCTGGCATTAACGTTAATGGTGAATCAAATTTTTGCATAATTTACAATGTTGTATTAGTACATATATATTACACTAGACTTGGCCTTGCCACCCTATCTATGTCGCGAAGTCAATAGGTACTAATTTTTCTTTGAGCTAAATAGCAGACTTGGGATAAAAATCAATTTTTGTAAAAAGAAAAGTCACAATAAAGGCGATAGCCAACAAATTTTTTGATTTTTGAGTTTAATTCGCTAAATTAATAACTTTTGCAAGCGGTTTAGTAACTATGACTAGACCCTATTTAACTTGACAAAACATTAATTTTATGCGTTTTGTCAGACCTGTGTCTGCTGTTGTTAACAGGTTAGCACTGACAAAAGTCAAAAGTGAAATTCTACTTAGGCGGTTAGGAAGCAATTATCAAACCAATACAAAAAATTAATTATTACCTGTCTAAAGTGTCCGGTTATCTTGGCTTTGCCATGATAAATAAAAATAATAGTGTCGAATGTCATACTTTTAGGCGCGAAGGTTTTCCTATATTCTTTGCTACTTAGAGAATGACATAATTGTTATTCATACTACTTTTTACACGCTGATTTAGGATAAGTAGCCATTCTCATTAATTAATAGCTGTTAAGCAGCAAGCAACATCTGCTACCAATTATTGTTTTGCTGTTAATCTTGATCTCCCGCCAATTTTACTCTAAATGCATTTAAGCAAATATGCTGAAAGCTATAAAGTTGGAATAGTGTATAAGAGTAAAATTTGAAGAAAAAATAAAGTGTTTAATGCCATTTTGGCAAGTTTTTGTCTAACAGATAGGATATTAGTAGATAGTACTATCATTATTGTTATTCATACATAGTTGCTATCTACTGCTAACTGCTAATACTAAGCCAATCCCGACATAGGTGATTCTCTCCGCAATTTTAGGAACTAGGAAATAATACATGGTATTATCACTGTCTTCTCAAAACGTTATCCAGTATCTGCGAGATGCAGGTCTGTGTAGCTCAGAAGATGGCGCATCAGATAAATCTGAGTTGCCAAAAAATAGCAAGAAGAATTTCAATTTATTGGTGACTTTAGCAGACAATCGTAATCTGCTGGTTAAACAAGAAAGCATCACTAATAATGATGAAACGCCGCATGAGTTTTTTAATGAATGGCTGTTTGGGCAATTGCTTGGGCAGTTTCCAGTTTTGGGAAATATTTCTGCGATCGCTCCATCAGTGCTACATTTTGATCAGGAAAATTCTATACTTGTCCGTAATTATCTCAGCGAATATTTAGAGCTCGGGCAGTATTACCAGAAAAATGATATTTTTCTACCAGAAATTGCTTCTGCCATTGGCACTACGTTGGCAGGACTGCATCGTGCAACCTTCAATCGTCGAGAGTATAAGGATTTTATGTCCACTGCTCCCGAAGGGCAATTTCGTTATGGCTTTTACAATCCAGCACAAGGAATAAACTCAATTGGACCGGATATTTTTGGTGTGGTTCCTACAGATGCGCTAAAATTCTATGTTCTTTATCAGCGCTATGAAAGTTTAGAATCAGCAATTGCTGATTTAGCATATAACTGGCAACCTTGCTGTTTAACGCACAACGACTTAACTTTAAACAATATTTTGGTTCATTCTAGATGGGAACAGCTAGATAATTGCTTAGTGCGACTAATTGATTGGGAAGCTTGCTCTTGGGGAGATCCAGCCTTTGATTTAGGAACTTTACTCGCCAGCTATTTACAAATTTGGCTTTCGAGCCTTGTAGTAGATCCTACCATTGAATTAGAAGAATCACTCCATCTGGCAATGACGCCGCTAGAAGTTCTACAACCTTCAATAGTTGCTCTAATTAGGTCTTATCTAAATGCTTTCCCCATGATTTTGGAGTACCAGCATGATTTTATTCTGCGTGTTATCCAGTTTGCAGGGTTAGCACTGATTCATCAGATTCAAGATATGATTACTAGCCGCAAATATTTTAACAACAGTGATATCTGTATGCTGCAAGTTGCTAAAAACTTACTCACTATGCCTGAACAATCTGTGTTAACAATTTTTGGTATCTCTGAGTCTACAATTCTAAAACCTGTGGCAAACCTCCATAAACTTCCTCAACCAGAAAAGGAACAGCAATTGCTTCGCATTTATTACGAAAAGACTCGGCTACGGGGTTGTTAAGGGTAGGAAAGAGTAAAATACAAGATGTAACTAAAAATTAAAGGTTGACATATTAAATTTTTTTAGAGCCTATTTTCATTGTTATAAATTTAAGGTATATAGCATAAAGGTGATGAAAAAAATAGATTCATCTAACAATATTATGTAATTTCTGAAAAACGCTTTGAGTGAACCACAAAGGCACAGAGAGAAGTCTGAATAAAGGCTTTATCTGATAAAAATTTTTCCTATTGTTAATGCTGTGTAAACGGTGATTATGAGTTTTGAGTTCTAAATTGATAATGCCAAATTCTTCTACCAATCAACTGTTAACTTCCTTATTCGACATTGCCAGTAATATCGAGATTGAGCCAAACTTTTGTATTCATCATCCCAACTATCAACCCTTTGCTCTACCGACTAAAGTAGCTCAAAGATTTCAGCAAACTTCGGTGGCTCTACAACGTAAATATCTCACCTTACTACTGCGGAATTTCCTTTACGGAATCTATTACAATGGTTCCTTACAAACCACTTTGGCAGTTAATTCTGATAGCTGTAATTACACGCTTTATCATAATTTAGAAAACGATTGCATCTTTGGGATTGATTGGGAATTTTATGAGCAATTGCACTCAAGCAATCACGGAATAGGTTACTTTGATCCTAGCTGGCAGGTGTTGCGGCAAGAGCCTGATGGTAGTATGGCGGTGATTAAAGGTGGTTTAACGCTACATATTGAGCCAGATTGCCATCTCAAACCCAGTATGAAATCTGCTAAAGCGGGTGAGATGGTAGCTATCTGGATGCCGAAAAATCGACTGCACAACGGTTGTTATGTAGCAGTTAGTAATGTTGGGCAGGAACAGCAGAGTAATCCAGATGTGGATTTTGGATCAGGAAGAATCTATTTTAATTTTACTCCAGGTGGTGCGATCGCCCTCATGGAAAGCCTGACGCAGCAACTCAATGCAGCCGCGATTCCCTTTAACTTTCAGGTTCTCTACAATCCTGCTGCATACGAACGCTATGATTCCGGCGTGCTGTACTTTGAACTCGACGATTATCCAGCAATCCGTAGCATCCTTCAGGTTATTTATACACAACATCAATCTTATTTCCAGCCAGAAATACCTCTATTCACGAAGTTTTTAGCCCCAGGACTAGGTTTAGCTGAAGAACCAACCGAAAAATTCGCTGCACAGGAAAGTTTTGGGATGAACCGTTGCCAAATTTTAGCGAATGCTTTGCTGGAAGCTTGGCAAAAAGGTAAAAATGCGATGGAAGAAAGAATGAGAGAGATTGATCAACACTTTGCACAACATTCAATTGATGTGCAGCGTCCCTACCTCAACCCTACTTCTGAAGATATATATTACCCCCTAGCTATCTAATTGGTATTTCAGGGCTTGAGACTCAAGCACAGTCAGAAGTTCCGTATGTTGATCGACTAAAGCTTGTATTGTGGTAACTGGATGACGATGAAGGCGATGTTTTTGTTGACGGGGTGCTTCATCCATTGCTAATCTGCGACGTTGAGTGTTGTATTCCGCTACAGGCACTTCCCGAATTTGTGTCAGCAACATTTGTTCACTTTCGGCGAAGAAAAGAACTTGATATTGCCCAAAATCACGTAATTCGGCAGTTGATTTGCGCCCACTAATTCGCCGTTGATTGCGACGCAAAAGGCTAAACATAGCTTCCATTTTCAAGTTATCTGGCGGTAAGCCAGGAATGTCATAGCAGTGCAATAAATCAGTACCGTATTTATGCCATAGTTTTTGTAGCTTTTTCTTCAAGGCAAACTGTGCGGGATTTTGTTGAGGGTCGGGCTGAAATTGCTGTAATAACTCTTCCATTTCGCGCCGAACTTGAAAACTTGTTAAAGGTAATTTTACAGTTTGTGTAACATCGGTCGCGCAATCAATGCGTGGACTGGTTTGTTCAGGATAGTGCAAACATTCTGCAATTCGTTGCAACCAATTGTGTGTTTCTTCTAAGTCGGAGGCTAATGAACGATTGCTACTTAAGGCTTGGTCAATCCATACTGACAAGAGAGACAAATAATCTGTATCAAGTTCTCGACATGGTAAACTACGTAGTATCTGTCCAATAGTTTCTAATTGCTGGTAGCCGCTTAAACCGCCCCAGCGAAAAGGTTTGCGACTGGTGCGATTGACACAATCCCGAACCGCAGCCCGAATCTGGGATTCGATTGCCATTAACTCTATGTCTCGTGACAAATAGGGGATTCCTGAAAAAAAGGGAGACTGTCTTGCTGCTGTTCGGAGCCTGGGTGTTGGGCTCTTTCTGAGTACTCAGGGACTTTTGGCAGATCATCTAAATCTGCTTTTAATTGCTGTCTGAGCTTTGTGTCTAATGGCAGCACCACTTCACTTAAATTACTGAGAAAGTGGGCTTGACAACGTTGATGGGGTGCATCTGGCCAACTTGAATTCATTGCCGCAATGATTGATTTTTCCCCATCTGACAATGTTGCTAGCACTTTATACGGTAACTCTTTATATGGTTGCAGCCACTCAATTAACCTTTGTGCCTGTGCCTGTGGTAACTGAATTCCACTTACTGGTGTACCGCTTAATACCTCGTACAATACATACAGTAAGGTTCCGTGGCCTTCGGGCTGTAAGGCATCTATTGCCCAAATCAAGCCACCATGATGGACTGCTGTGGCAGCTAATTTCTCCTGTGTATGTGCAATCGTTCCACCCAATAGTGCCAGAAATTGACGGTATAGCTTACCTACATTGCTTTCGTTAATTTCAACACCACGCTGGTTTAATAAGCGCCGAATTTCTGCCAACTGTTGATGCTCATTTTCATGTTGCCAACCAATAAATGCCAGCACGTCTAGCCCATAAGTACTGTAAGGCAGACTGTATTTTAACACGCCAGTCGCGTAGTAATGTTTACCAAAATGTGTGCAACTATGATTGGTACATTCTTTACTCTTGCCTGCCACAAATACTGCACCATCCATTGTTTGAATGGTTTTACGCATGTGTCTTGGTCTGCGTAGCGCTAATTCTGCCCCACAATGCACGCACTCAATGAGTGAACATTCTAATACTATTCGTTTGATATTACTGAATTTTCGTTCTGGGCGATGGCGAGGCAACTTTACTATCACTAATTTTTTACTGCTGCTAGGTGCTTTCCTCAGTTTACCTGCTTTGTATACCAATTAGATAGCTAGGGATATTACCCGTTAAATTGATAACTGTTGTACCTAGAGTAAAATTAATTAGTAAAGTAGGCTTACAGCCTACTATTTTTATGTTTTCATTTTGAAAAATGTCTTTCACATACAACCGCACGGTTCATTTTCAAGACACTGATGCTGCTGGGGTAGTTTATTTTGCAAATATTTTGAGTATCTGTCATGAAGCTTATGAAGAATCTTTAAGAGCATCAGGCATTAATCTCAAAGATTTTTTTACTAATCCTTCTGTGGCTTATCCGATTGTTCATGCGAATGTTGATTTTTTGCGCCCCATATTCTGCGGCGATAAGTTGGTAATTAGCTTAATGCCCCAAAAAATAAGTGTTGAGAAGTTTGAAATTGCTTACGATATTACAGGGACTGATGTAATAATTGCTAAGGCTGTAACTAGACACGTTTGTATTGATGCAAATAGTAGAAGTAAGCAAGAATTACCTGATGAAATAATACAGTGGTTGGAAACGAACCGCAGAGACGCAGAGGGCGCAGAGAGAAGAAAGTCAAGAGAGGTTATGTGATGATTTATTTAAGAATTCTTGAGCTATTTGCTGTAGCTGTTGACGATTAATTTTACCTTGGGCGTTATGGGGTAAAGTTGGCAGAGGAATCCAATGTTTAGGGATTTTAAATTTGCTAAGTTTGTCTTTGAGTAGGGTTTGAATTTCTGAGGTGTGGGTATTTGAGTCATTAGGAATATAAATGGCTGTTAATGCTTGCCCCCAGTGTTGATCTGGTATGCCGATGACAGAAACATCCATAACCATTTTAGTAGCTCGGATAGCTGATTCGATTTCTGCTGGATAAATATTTTCACCGCCTGTAATTATTTTATCGCTGTTACGCCCAACAATATTTAAATAACCTTGCTCGTCTAAATAACCTAAATCATCTACTTGGAAATAATTATGATTGTCCCAGGTTTGAGGATAGTAACCAAGGGCTAAAGATTGAGCATTAATGTTAATAGTTCCGATTTGATTTGATTTTAAAACTTCGTCTTGTTGATTACGAATTGTTATTTGAACGTGGGGAAGAATCTTGCCACTACTAACTTTACCTTTGAGAAAATCATGGGGTTTAAGGGTGGCAATTTGAGAAGCAGTTTCTGTCATGCCATAAGTAAGTGCTAGACTTATATGATGGAATCTTGCTTTTTCTAGGAGTTCATTCCATGCTGGCGCACCTCCTAAAAGTACAGTTTTAAATTGAGAGAGCCACTCTGTTAACTCTGGATTTTGTAGAATCCGTTGTAACTGTGTTGGTACTAAAGATATAAAAAATTCTGATTGTTGAAGATTTAATATTTGACCAGATTCTATTGCTTTGAATGGCAATATAGCTAGTTTACCTCTGGTAGTGAAAGAACGCATAAACTGCATTAAGCCGCTGACATGATATAGCGGCAATACACAAAAAGAATTGATTTGTTGTAACTGAAAGTATGCTTTAAAACCTTGCACGGACGCCGTGAGAGTTTCCCAAGTGTGCATAGCAAATTTAATCTGTCCTGATGAACCACCCGTAGGAATCATTATGCAATTGGGCATTGGGCATTGGGGATTATTCTTTTTTTCTATGCACCATGCCCCATGCGCCATGCCCCAAATAATATCTGGCTGTACTAAATCGAATACTTGTTGCCATTCTTGCTTTCCCCAGTCTGGGTTACAAAGAAAAACTGGACAATTAGCTGCACAAGCGGCGATAAAACTTGCCAAAAATTGCACTGGTTCGCGTTCAGCTAAAACGATTTTTGGTGGAATTCCACAAGCTGACAAATGTGTGAGTTCTAAATATAATTTTTCAAATGTTTGCTGAAACTGAAGGCTATTAAAACCAATCAGCAAGTCACGTTGAGCAAAATTTTTGAAGTATGCTAAAGCTCGTTCCATATGTTATGAAGCCAAGTTTCTTCTGGTTCAAAAAAATGGTTAACACCAAAACCAACCGCCCTATTATGTAGAGATAATTCTGCTGCTAATTGGAGTGCTGCAAGTCTTGCGATCGCAGTTTCAAATACTGATGAAAATACAGCATCAATTTTATGATGTTGACAAAATTGTCTTAAACGAGATGGTGAACCGACTATCCCAGGTTTAATTACAAAAATCCCTCGCCAACCTTGTTGATAACAGCGTTCAAGTTGCTTGAGTGTGGCAACAGACTCATCTAAAGCGATCGCAGTTCTGTAGCACATACTCAATTCCAACATCCCCTGCAATTGCCCCACAGGTAGGGGTTGTTCAATAAATTCAATTTCTAATGGTAATGCTTGATTTGCCTGGATATTATCGCAATTCCACAGCCATAAATTTGCTTCTTCATAGCTGAGTCCACCGTTGGCATCTAATCGCAATTTTGCTGATGCTGGTAACGCCTGCGTCAGGGACTCAAAAATTTTTAGTTCATTAGCGATCGCATCTACACCAATTTTCCATTTAAACGTGCGATATCCTTGCTGCCATAAAGTTTCCCATTGATTTAAAGCCGCTTCTCCAGCCGATAATAAACCGCTGTAGGAAAGTGAGGAAGTAGAGACGCGACGCCAGTCGCTACAACGGGGGAAACCCTCCCGCAGCGATGATTCACCGCAACGCGCTGGCTCATTAATCGCATCTGTACAGGAGTTAGGAGTTATAAGATTATTTTTTTCATCTTCCTCATCTTCCCCAGTCCCCAGTCCCCAGTCACTAATCCCTAATCCCTCAAACGCTGACTCAAAACCAAATTGACAAGCAGGTAACTCATCTGGGATGGAGAAAATTATCTTGTCTGTGATTTCTGCTGGTAGTTGGTGACAAAATTCTAAGGCTTGTTCTATGGTTTCGGAACCAAACCAACTGATGGGAGCAATTTCTCCCCAGCCAACTCTGCCTGTTTCATCGGTCAGGCGGAGAATAATGCCATCACGCATATCCCAATTACCATGACTTGTGGTAAGCGATCGCACAAATCGTCGTCGATAAGGACGAAAATCAAATTTGTAAGCCACTATGGTCAAATCAAGCTAATTATCAACATCGTTCTGTGTCTTTTTTCATACAAATGACAAAGGACAAATGACCATTAGAGCATAAATCCCACGCCCAACAGCAAGCAACTCCAGAAATGCACAGCTACAGCAATGAATTTGCAGTTACTGACTTTTTCCGGCTGATTATGATTTTCTTGCACATGGCGGCATAATTTGACAGCAAAGGGTAAACTCAGCCAACTTAGCAACGTCCAAACCGGGAAAACTCCCAATAGCACAAATATTAAGCTGAGGGGATAAATACTGATAGTAAACCAAATTAAGACTTGGGCAGCTTTTTCGGTTCCCAGGCGGACGATAGGCGAGCGCTTCCCAGCAGCTATATCATCCTTAACTTGGTGAAAGTGTGAGCAAAACAAAATTAAACTTGTGGCGATACCAACAATTACTGAGGCTGCTAAACTCGTCATTGACCAAGTTCGGGTTTGGCTATAATATGCTGCCGCTACTGCCAATGGCCCAAAGGCAAAAAAGCAAATAATCTCGCCTAAACCCTGGTATCCTAAGCGAAAGGGTGGGCCTTGGTAAGTGTAGCCCAATGCACAGCAAAGCAAAATTATCCCGATGACAGTTGGGTCTTGTTGCCAAAGGGCGATCGCTACTATACTCAACAAACCCAAACCTAAACAGAAATTTCCTATCCAAAATATTAGTGACTTATTGCCAGTTAAGTTTACTAAAGAATGGTGTTTATTCTTATCAATACCCGTTTCCGAATCAAAAACATCATTACTCAGGTTTTCCCACGCCAGAATTAAAATTGCCGCAGCAACAAAAGTAGAAAATATTGCACTATTAAAAACTTTGGTTTCTGCAAATGCTACAGCTGTTCCTACCCAAATCGGTATGATGGCAACGCTGTACATTGGCGGTTTAATAGCCGCCATCCATAACTTAGTGTTGGGATATAAAATTTGCTTGGTAGTCATCAGTCGTGATTAATTATATTCTGAGAATACTACGTACACGTTAGATTTTATTATTTAAAGAGACACAAAATGCTAATGAAGTGTGAAAATTTATGCTTTTACTCTGGCTTTTTAGGCATACTTAGCTAACACTCACCGTTAAATTGCAACCCAAAACTAAGCTTAGCTTGTCCGGGTATTGTAACACCACAAACAAGGCAAAGCCTACGCTGGTAAAATGGCGACTTAATATGTTACCTGTAGAAATACGACCATGATTAATTACACTTTAGGAAGATAACTTAAAAAAAATTTACTATCCTTAAATCCATGACAGTTTCACCATGTCGGAGCAAGTTCTTTGTAGAACACAAAGATTTATATCAATTTCTTTTAAGAGTGCAAGAAAAGTGCGTCAAAAATAATTGCAGGCAAATTGTCAGTATCTCGCAAGCGATTGATTTGGTTGACCCCCTAGTTGTATTAGATCAGCTTACACAAGCAAATGAAATAAATTTTTACTTTGAGGATAGAGGCAAAGGAGAAGCGATCGCAGCAATTGATGCTGTAGCAAAATTACAAATTGACGGTACAGACAGATTTGCCAAAGCCGAAAATTTTATCAAATCATGTCTAAAAAATATAGTTAATTTTGCTAATGTTAACCAACCTTTTTCTGGGCCTCACTTTTTTTGTTACTTTAGTTTTTTTGATAAAAATATCCAAGCAGATTATCCATTTCCATCTGCTACAGTGTTTTTACCACGTTGGCAAGTAGCTGTTAAAAATCAGCGTTGTACATTAGTAACTAATACAATTATCAATGCTAGTGTCAATATTAAAAAAATTTTGCAAACTGTACAAAGCAAAATTGAGCATATTCAATCTTTAAATTATTATTCGCCTAAAATTGATTTATTCTCTTCAAGCTTCTGCAAAAAATCTGAAGTAGATGCGGCTAGATTTAAGCGTTCTGTATCTTCTGCTTTAGAAAAAATTCGTTCTAGTCATTTAAGTAAAATAGTATTAGCTGATACCTTGGATGTAAGGTCAAGCAATCATTTTGATTTATTTAAATCGTTAAATAATCTCAGACAAGTGCATCCTAATTGTTATATATTTTCAACAAGTAATGGTAAAGGGCAAAACTTTATAGGTGCAAGCCCAGAAAGATTAATTAGTATTAATAATCAGCAGTTAATCACTGATGCTTTGGCAGGTTCTGCACCACGAGGTAAAACACCTGCTGAAGATGCTGCTAGTGCCAATCGCTTACTAAATAGCGAAAAAGAAAAACACGAACATTTATTAGTACTTGATTTTATAACTCAACGCCTATCGCAGCTAGGTTTATTGCCTCAAGTATTAGCACCACGCCTACGACAATTATCTAATATTCAGCATTTGTGGACGCCAATTAGTGCCATAGTTCCTGCTAGTGTACACCCCTTACAGATTGTTTCTCAACTGCATCCTACACCAGCCGTTGCAGGCGCAGCTAGAGATGTTGCTTGTGCTGAAATTCGTCGTTATGAGAACTTTGAGAGAGGCTTATATGCTGCACCATTAGGTTGGATAGACTCTCAAGGTAATTGTGAATTTATTGTTGGCATTCGTTCAGCATTAATCGATGGCGATCGCGCCAGGCTTTACGCAGGTGCTGGTATTGTCGCCGGGTCTGATCCT
This region of Nostoc sp. UHCC 0302 genomic DNA includes:
- a CDS encoding tellurite resistance TerB C-terminal domain-containing protein; this translates as MQSVMVSNRFILGIVAFSVSFGLSLVPNWDLSKAFFTGVITVIATYIAALFVDKRRRNYEMLILGSLRKKIQEREGLKSRIVREINQIEEQRHLIYTDSIQLQNQVAECRSQRDSLNRELSTFSAQKKQLQAEISSLTTKLDNLDKSQAELNNSCSTLTAEKRRLELNCNVFRAEATQLQNHISELQQQKQELESNLTLLDRLKPQLEEKLHELRIKIQELESEVNKENQLLIATINERKNIEASLNSYQTQIGAQQTELTNLQGQISLLQEERDGLQSQVWELFQQIETISLEPLSSQVEENNGESFPFSELIEPIESIGNRLDISDNLPIEWTNLLQKLPSHEIQVLKAIIEQENPKAMIKQIAEANITMPNLLIDSINEQANDIIGELIIEPTSEIPEVYEEHMINVRKMIATYENLMARHTSSN
- a CDS encoding ATP-binding protein, with product MDNQAMPMASTYSYAQVQYLQRQAASLLLYQSVLQCEVGIAFLDLLQAIRYTDADARGCLQAYGSYFHALAARNQNWEDYLISQILICENPFTKLAQQREFKDLPPALIAAVRHDLQVLQSLYECSTACLSEWVQTVAHMLVSPVVWYQEPAAVEVEAGLITSLQQLEHWSDAVEDLAAYYRQFGSGIFAQYHAFRWQSGQFIGIQYPDSVKLSTLIGYESQRDALLKNTEFLLSGETALHVLLYGSRGSGKSSLVKSLLNEYSNRNLRLLEVTKSELQDLPEIVEKLQGASQKFIIFVDDLSFEEDDDAFKSLKVVLEGNLTARPQNVVVYATSNRRHLIREFFVDRPAPKDNDEIHAWDTMQEKLSFSDRFGLTLTFEPANQKTYLKIVRHLAAQASININEEDLEYQALQWATRHNGRSGRTARQFIDFLKADIAVFGVNNKTLDM
- a CDS encoding TMEM14 family protein yields the protein MNLSIIAAFSYGVLAIIGGIIGYIQANSQVSLFSGGISGLLLIFTAYLQLQGQILGLFLAVFITAILVVFFAFRLAKTRKFMPAGLMTILGMLALTLMVNQIFA
- a CDS encoding phosphotransferase, with amino-acid sequence MVLSLSSQNVIQYLRDAGLCSSEDGASDKSELPKNSKKNFNLLVTLADNRNLLVKQESITNNDETPHEFFNEWLFGQLLGQFPVLGNISAIAPSVLHFDQENSILVRNYLSEYLELGQYYQKNDIFLPEIASAIGTTLAGLHRATFNRREYKDFMSTAPEGQFRYGFYNPAQGINSIGPDIFGVVPTDALKFYVLYQRYESLESAIADLAYNWQPCCLTHNDLTLNNILVHSRWEQLDNCLVRLIDWEACSWGDPAFDLGTLLASYLQIWLSSLVVDPTIELEESLHLAMTPLEVLQPSIVALIRSYLNAFPMILEYQHDFILRVIQFAGLALIHQIQDMITSRKYFNNSDICMLQVAKNLLTMPEQSVLTIFGISESTILKPVANLHKLPQPEKEQQLLRIYYEKTRLRGC
- a CDS encoding T3SS effector HopA1 family protein; its protein translation is MPNSSTNQLLTSLFDIASNIEIEPNFCIHHPNYQPFALPTKVAQRFQQTSVALQRKYLTLLLRNFLYGIYYNGSLQTTLAVNSDSCNYTLYHNLENDCIFGIDWEFYEQLHSSNHGIGYFDPSWQVLRQEPDGSMAVIKGGLTLHIEPDCHLKPSMKSAKAGEMVAIWMPKNRLHNGCYVAVSNVGQEQQSNPDVDFGSGRIYFNFTPGGAIALMESLTQQLNAAAIPFNFQVLYNPAAYERYDSGVLYFELDDYPAIRSILQVIYTQHQSYFQPEIPLFTKFLAPGLGLAEEPTEKFAAQESFGMNRCQILANALLEAWQKGKNAMEERMREIDQHFAQHSIDVQRPYLNPTSEDIYYPLAI
- a CDS encoding thioesterase family protein, which gives rise to MSFTYNRTVHFQDTDAAGVVYFANILSICHEAYEESLRASGINLKDFFTNPSVAYPIVHANVDFLRPIFCGDKLVISLMPQKISVEKFEIAYDITGTDVIIAKAVTRHVCIDANSRSKQELPDEIIQWLETNRRDAEGAERRKSREVM